GCGCGATTGACTTCGAGACCACCGAGACGCGCATTTTATTTGACGCCACGCGCAAGATTGAACGTATCGTGCCGGTGCAGCGTAACGACGCGCACAAAATGATCGAGGAGTGCATGCTCGCCGCGAATGTATGCGCGGCGGAGTTGATGGAGGCGGCGGAACTGCCGGCGTTGTATCGGGTGCACGATATTCCCAAGCAGGAGCGCCTGGAAAACCTGCGCGAGTACCTGGGTGAGCTGGGGCTGCGCCTGGAAGGTGGCAGTGAGCCACAGCCCAGCGATTATCAGGCGCTACTGCAGCAGGTGGATGGGCGCCCGGATTTCCACATTATCCAGACCATGTTGCTGCGCTCCATGAATCAGGCGGTGTACCAGCCGGAGAATCGCGGTCACTTCGGTCTCGACTACCGTGCGTATGCCCATTTCACTTCACCCATTCGACGCTATCCGGACCTGCTGTTGCACCGGGGGCTGCGCTGGTTGATTCGCAATGGCAGTGCCAACCCTGCTGCGGTGGCGCATAAGGTACGCCAGGCGCCCGGTGCGCACGCACTGGCGCGGGAAGACATCCTGCCCTACAGCACGGTGGCCATGGTGGAGCTGGGTGAGCATTGTTCCATGACCGAGCGTCGCGCCGATGACGCCACCCGCGATGTGGTGAGCTGGCTCAAATGCGAATACCTGCAGGATCACGTGGGCGAGGTTTACCGCGGTGTGATCAGTGCAGTCACCGGTTTTGGTCTGTTTGTGGAGTTGGATGACCTGTATGTGGAGGGCCTGATCCACGTCACGGCCCTGCCCAAAGACTACTACCACTTCGAGCAGGCCCAGCAGCGTCTGGTGGGCGAGCGCAGTGGCACGCGCTTCCATCTCGGTGACGGTGTCACCGTGCAGGTAGCGCGGGTCGACCTGGAAGAGCGCAAGGTGGATTTTACCTTTGTAGAGTTGCATCCGCGCCCCAGCTACAAAAATCCCAAATACCGAAAGCCCAGGGCGGACAAAAAGTCTTCCGGGCCCGACGTCCAGGCCGAGAAACCGGCGAAAGCAGTAAACGCCCCAAAAGCAGCGAAGTTGCGCAAGGGTGAGGAGTCAACCGAAGTGAGTGGTCGTGCGATGGAAATGGCGGTGGAGTTTCAGCAGGAGCGCCAGCGCCGCAAGAAGCCGGATTTCAGTGCTGAAGAGCAGAAAGCCAGCCCCTGGGGCGCCGGTCTGAAAAAGAAAGCCCTGCAGGAAAGCGACGAAGACGCGCCGCGGCCGATCCGCAAGCGCAAGGTGGGCAGCGAAGAAACGGAAATCGTGCCGCCGTCAGTAGAGCAGCCAGTAGAGGCAGAGTCGACAGAGGAAGCCCCGAAAAAGCGCAAGCCGAAAAAAACGCAACCGCGTAAAGGTGGCAAACGCCCCGCGGTTGCGGCGCGCAAGGCCGCTCAAAAAGCGGATAAGGCCGAATCGGCAGCACGAGCGGCAAAAAAGAAGGCCAAGAAAAAACTGAAGAAAAAGCTGTCGAAAAAACCGGGCGGGAATAAGTAAGTCGTGGCACAACATTTAGTTTACGGTCTGCATGCGGTGCAGGCTCTGTTGAAAAGTAGCCCGCAACAGGTGCAGGAACTGTTGCTGTTGCGCGGGCGCAAAGATCAGAAACTGCAGAAAATTATTCGCCAGGCGGAGCAGAATGATATTGCCATCCGTTTTGTGGATCGGCGTGCCTTGGATGAAAAAGTCGGTGACGATGGCAACCATCAAGGTGCGGTCGCCGTGTGTGTCGGCGACACCAAGATTTACGATGAGCAGTTTTTGAAGTCCCTGTTGCAGCAGCTGGATGAAAAAAATGAAGCTCCGTTCCTGCTGGTGCTGGATGGCATCACCGATCCGCATAACCTCGGTGCCTGCCTGCGCTCTGCGGAGGCCGCCGGCGTGCACGCAGTGATTGCACCTAAAGATAAGGCCGCAGGGCTCACGCCCACCGCCCGCAAGGTGGCTTGCGGTGCCGCAGAAGTGCTGCCGTTTGTCACCGTGACCAATCTGGCGCGCACCCTGCAGATGTTGCAGCAGGCGGGCGTGTGGATTTACGGCGCCGCCGGCGAGGCAGAGCAGAATATCTACCAATCCTCCCTCACTGGGCCCCTTGCTCTGGTAATGGGTGCCGAGGGGCCCGGCCTGCGCCGCCTCACCCGGGAAAACTGCGACCACCTGGTAAATATTCCCATGGCGGGCGAAGTCAGTAGTCTAAACGTATCGGTCGCCACCGGCGTCTGTCTGTTCGAGGCGGTGCGGCAGCGTTCCGCCGGCTAAGCTCCGTCCCCGCCTTAGCGTCATGCCTGCGTTATTCCATCCGCGCGATTTTGCCGCTCCTTGTTGCCATGTCGCGCCATAAAAATCCCCCCTGATCGGCACCCATATTCTCGTTCTGTCCGGATTCGAGAAATCGGGTGCCTGTTTTTTCTATTGTCGGCGTCTTTCTTTCTCCGCCCCTCCTCTCCTCCTCGACACTGTCACTAATCGCGCTATGTTTGCGGGAACCTTTTGTGGGTCTGATACGTGTTAATCGGCAAATCTTGAGAATCGCTACTGTGGGAATGGGGAAAGGAGTAATGGGGTGTCCTTAATTGATTTCTTTCGCGGGAGGGCAGCAAAGGAAGACTGCTTTACCGCGCTGGTGCGACCGCACCTGCGTCTGATGCACCGCATGGCCTACCGCTGGACACAGGAGCGGGCGGATGCGGAAGATCTGGTGCAGGATGTACTGACTCACCTGTTTCCCCGTGTTGATGAGCTGGCAACCGTGCAAAAGTTGGGGCCCTGGTTGATCAAAGTGCTCTACCGGCGCTACGTGGACTTGTACCGCCGTCGCGCCCGTTCTCCCGTTGATGAAACCGCGCCCTGCGTCAGTGATGACCAGTTTTTTCAGGAGCGTCTGGAAGACGAGCGCAATCATTACCAGCAGCTCGAGCTACAGCGCATGCTGAATCGAGCGCTGTTCACCCTGGATGAGTCCTGGCGCGATGTTGTGCTGTTACATGACGTCGAAGGCTATACCGCGCTGGAAGTCGCCGAAATTCTCGATATCAATGTGGGCACGGTGAAGTCCCGGTTGCACCGGGCGCGAAAAAAACTGAAATCCGTGCTCGAGCCGGGAACCATTGAAGCCTTCGCTGCGTGTTAACCCATAGAAAAATGCGCGCGCTATCTCAGGTACAAAACGAGTGGCGGAATCGCTCTCTGAAGGAAGGATGAAAATGATGAACTGCTGTCAGGCTCGTCGCGAACTGGACTTGATGCAAAGGGAAAACAACAGCGTGCTGCTGAAGCACCTGCATCGTTGTAGTGAGTGCCGTGAATATGCCGAAGAGCTGCGTCTGGTAAATCTGCTGCGCACCATGCCAGCGCCCCAGCCGAGTGAATATTTCGAAGAGCGCGTGCTGAATGCGGCAATGCCGAAACAGCGCAATGCAGTGCAGGGTAACGTGCGCAAGTGGCAGCTGGCTACGGCCGCCAGTGTGTTGTTCGCGGTCATTGCGGCGCTGCCGCAGTGGCGGTCGTCCACGCCCACCGTTGAGGCATCGATGGTGCAGGCGTCAGCCTCAGAAGCGCTCCCGGTACGGGTCTCTGTGGATGCTGCACGCGCAATGGAAGGCGCTTTGATCAGTGTGTCTCTTCCGGAAAATCTCGCGCTTGAAGGATACGGTGACCAGCGGGAGTTGAGCTGGCGCACCAACCTATACGCGGGCGCAAATCGGCTGACGCTGCCTGTGCGTGCGCGTACCGGGCAGCGCAATGAGATATTGATCCGCATTGAGCACGACGGTGCACGCAAAGAGTTTTATGTGCCGGTGGAGTTCCCCGCAAGCGGGGACTTACCAGCTAACCAGGGTGCGGCCGTGACGCCGCAAACGATCTGACTTCCAACACAACGCTGAAAGACACAAATGAGGTTGAATTATGAAAACGTTGAAAGCATGGATGGCGCTGGGCCTGATGGTTACCGCTCCGATCGGTGGCAATGCACTGGCCAATGAAGTCGGGGTGAATGCGGACCTGGATGTCGATGTTTCCGTGGTTGACGCGGAAGCCACCGCAGAAGACGCGATCAATGTGATCGAGCTGCCGGAGATGTCGAGCAGTTTCGCCGCGGAAGCCGCCGCTGAAGGTCTGGCGCAAGCCAACGCTGCGATTGCCGCCGGCAATGCCGATGCGGAAGCGGCGCAGGCGGAAATTCGCGCTGCCGGTAAGCTGAAGGCAGAAGAAATTGCGGCGCTGGTCGCCGATGCCATGGCGCGCAGTGAGGCGGCGATTGCCAATGCCAACGCGGCGGCCCTGAGCGCCCAGGAAAATGCGGCCGCTGCCCGCGAGGCCGCAGAAGAGGCCCTGAAGAACGCCCTGAGCGGTGCCGACTATGCGGGCTCCATGGCGGACGTGCGGGAGATCATCGACAACCTGCCGGAGGATGTGAAGGACCGCCTGCCTGTGGATCTGGAGGAACTGTTCGAGGGCATTCTGGACCTGGATCCCGCTGCGGCGGTGGATGCGGCAACGGACGGCTAACGATTGCAGAGGTAGCGGGTGAAGCCTGTTAGTGGATGATTCTTTTTAAGGGCTGGGCGCGGTGTGCCCGGCCTGTTGTGTTTGGAGGTATTGAAAATGGAATTGACACCAAAATTGCTCGCCGGTTTGCTCTGGTGGGGCGCGGTAGCCGCGCCTGCCATTGCCGAAGAGCCGTTTGCCAATGGCACTGCAGCATTTAAGGGCGGGGACTACGAGCGCGCATTGGCGCACTTCGAGCAGGCCCGTCAGAGTGGCCAGCAGGGCCCCAGCCTGACCTATAACCTGGGGGTGACCTTGTTCAAGCTTGGGCGCTATCAGGCAGCGCAGGCACAGTTTCAGCAGCTGCTGGAAGATCCTGAGTGGAGCGAGGTGGCGCGCCTGCAGCTGGGGTTGATGGCGGAAAAGCAGGGCCGCCCGGTTTCCGCAGTGGGTTACTACCGGGATCTTACCGATAGCGAGTCCCCCAAACTGCGTCGCCTGGCGCTGATGCGTCTCTCGGCGCTGGCGCGGGCCCCGGGAGCGGAGCCTGCCCCGGAGCAGGATCCGGATCGTGGGTTGGCGCTGCTGAGCCTGACGTCGGGTTATGACAGCAACGCCTACTCGCTGCAGAATGAGCTGCTTACCGATGACTCGGTAGGCGCAGATACTTTCACCGAGCTGTTTGCCTGGGGTCAGTACCGCCTGCGGGGGACCGCAGAAGACGGTTGGCGCCTGCACGGGTTTGCTTTCGGCCGTCGTTACAGCGATCTGGAGAGCTTGAACCTCACCAGTTTCAATGCGGGTATTTCCCGGCATATGCCCTGGCAGGGTTGGCGGGTGGAGCTGGGGGGCGTCGCGGAGACCGCTTCCCTCGGTGGCGAGCGTGTCACCAATGAGTGGCGCCTTGTGGGGCGCATGCAGCAGGAGTTCGGCAATGGCGTGCTGACGCTGGCTTATCAGCCCAGTTATTTTAATGGCACAGAGACCTACCGTTACCTGGATGGCTGGCGCCAGCGATTTGAGGCGCGCTGGGCTGCGCCGTTGGCAATCATGGACATCGATGTGCTGTACCGCCTGGATTTGGACGACCGCCAGGACCTGGCTACCGCAGATGACGGTTTTTACAGTTATTCGCCGCGCCGGCAGACCTTCGGGGTTGAGGCCGAACTGCCACTGTCGTGGGGCTGGTCGCTGCACGCCGGCAGCCACTACCGTTTGAGCAACTACCGCGGCAACAACCGGTTGCAGGACAGCGACGGTGAGTTCAAGCAGCAGGCCCGGGAAGGCAATCGCCTACGTAGTTGGATTGGGGCGGAGGTACAGTTGCTGCCACGCCTGCAGCTGGATGCGCGGGTAATTCGCACGAACAATGACGACAACTTCGATATCTACAGCTACGAAAAAACCGAAGCCAGCCTGAGTGTGCGCTACGTCTTCTGAGTTGGGTGCGGCTGCGTGGAACTGGTGTGGGGTGAAAAAGAGGTGGAGGGGCGCTGGCGCCCCTCTGCGTAGTGAGTCCTGATTGTTATTCTTCGATCCCTGGAGATTATTGTTATTTTGACTGGGATGTTTGTATCGGAATTCGTGATTCCGCTTATTGTTATTGACCTTTGCAAGTAAGACGGGCGGGCGAGGGGCCCCCTCAAAACTTATTTCCGATTATTCGTGACTGATGCGGCGAGACCCGTCTCAGAGGATTGCCCCCAGCACCCGGTGAGGGCGTTTCATAATTCGTGACTGCTGGGTCGACTCCCTTTATCCCTGGCATTGTGGCTCCCCGGCCGCAGGACCGGAGACTATCTGCGCAACACCGAATCGATCAACTTGCAACCAGTACGCCGGACGCATAGAATACGCCGCCCGCAGAGCACCCGTCTGGGTTGCTGTTGCGCACTCCTTGCCTCACTGGGCGGCAGCTGTATCCAGACACGGATCTGGGCGGCGCCAAACCGGGAGGCTGTTTTAACCCGTAAGGAGCAAAAATGCGTCATTACGAAATTGTATTCCTGGTTCACCCGGACCAGAGCGAGCAGGTGCCCGGCATGGTCGAGCGTTACACTGCGACCATCAAGGAAAGCGGTGGCGACGTTCACCGTCTGGAAGACTGGGGCCGCCGCCGTCTGGCTTACCCGATCAACAAGATCCACAAGGCTCACTACATTCTGATGAATGTTGAGTGTACTGAAGAAGCGCTGGCCGAACTGACCACCAACTTCAAGTACAACGACGCCGTGCTGCGCAATCTGGTGATCCGTGAAGACGAAGCGATCACCGAAGAAAGCCCGATCATGAAGGCCGAGAAAGAGTCCCGCGAGCGCAAAGCTGCGCGCGCAGAACGCTCTGAGCGTCGCGAGCGCGCCGACCGTGAAGATTCTTCTTCCGAAGGCGCCGAGGAAGACAAGTCTTCCGACACCACTGAAGACGAAGAGTAAGGGGATAGTCAGATGGCACGTTTTTTCCGTCGTCGTAAGTTCTGCCGTTTCACCGCCGAAGGCACCAAGCGTATCGATTACAAAGATCTCGATACCCTGAAAGCCTACGTTTCTGAAACTGGCAAAATCGTACCGAGCCGTATTACTGGCACCAAAGCCAAGTATCAGCGCCAGCTGGCCACTGCGGTCAAGCGCGCGCGTTACATTGCGCTGCTGCCGTACACGGACAGCCACGAAGCTTAATCGCTTCGTAAGCACTGTTGTAATTAGAGAAGCTATCTAGTGCGCGCTATCGCTGAATTTGCCATGCGATCGCGCTTACGCGCGGTAATCCTCACTCTGGTGGGTATTCCGCTGATCAGCCCCGCCGTGCTGGCACTGGTGGGGTTGCGCCGCGGCAGTAGTGACGGCCTGTTTGTACTGGCCTGGGCACTGTTGCCGGTGGTTGCCGCCGCCGGAGCGGGCTATATGTCGCCGCTGATGGCCGGCATGGCAATCACCCACTTTGTGGGGGTGCTGGCCGGAGCGCTGGTGTTGCGCGCAACACGGGCCTGGAGCTGGGCGCTGGTGGTACTGACCATCGCCACCAGCCTCGGCATAGTGGTGACCTCGCAGGTGTCCGGCGGACTGCTGGACAACCTGATGCAGGCGGTCAATGAGGCCGCCGGTGGGGCGACCACCCCGGAGGCACAGCAGGTGAGCAAGGCGTTCGACAGCGAAGCGCAGGCCACCGGATACCTGACCTGGGTATCGGTGATCAGCGCAACCCTGGCGCTGCTGCTGGGGCGTTGGTGGCAGGCATTGCTGTATAACCCCGGCGGTTTTCGGGAAGAGATGCACGCATTGCGTATGCCTCTACCGGTTGCTGCCGTCGGTATGTTGCTGTGGGTGTACTGCCTGGTCAGTGAGCACTTTGTGTTCTGGGGTGCGGTAGCCGCATTCCCCATCATGGTGGCGGGTATTTGCCTGATCCACTGGTTGGTAGCCCGCAAGGGCTGGGGACGCGGCCCACTGATTGCCATGTACATTACGCTGGTAATCGCCGCACTGCCGCTGGCCGGGTTCCTGTGCGGACTGGCCCTGATCGATAGCTGGATTGATATTCGCGCGCGCTCGAGCAACGACCGCTGAGCGGCGCACAAGAACTGAAACTGAGGGTTCCGAGATGGAAGTTATTCTGCTCGACAAAGTAGGCAAACTGGGCAATGTGGGCGACCGCGTTGAAGTTAAATCCGGTTTCGGCCGCAACTTCCTGTTGCCTACCGGTAAAGCCGTTCTGGCCAACGCAGCGAACATCGCTGAGTTCGAAGCCAAGCGCGCTGAGCTGGAAGCAGCAGCTGCTGCCAAAGTAAGCGAAGCCGAAGGCCGCGCTGCCAAGCTGGAAGGCCTGGTTGTCACCATCGCCGCCAACGCTGGCGACGAAGGCAAGCTGTTCGGCTCCATCGGCACTCGCGACATCGCCGACGCGATCACCGCTGCCGGCGTTGCTGTAGAGAAAGCCGAAGTGAAGCTGCCGGAAGGTGCGCTGCGCGAAGTGGGCGAGTACGACGTAGACGTACAGCTGCACTCCGACGTGGTCACCGCGGTCAAGGTTGTTGTAGAAGCCGAATAAGCTTCTGCCGCAATCTGCACGCCTAGCCCGTTTCGGGGTGCGGTAACGGATTTGCCCGTTACGCCTCGAGGCGCGCTACAATCAGGCGCTGGATTTCCCCTGTGGGTCTTGGACCGACATTGGAAGCCCAGCGCCTGACTTGTTTGTGAGTCCGGTAAAATCGTTTTTGCGCTCGGAATAATGGCAGCAGCCCCACAGATGAACGAATACGCCCCGCCTGAAGAAGATATCCAGGAATCCCAGTCCAGTTCGCCGCTACCGCACTCGGTAGAGGCCGAGCAATCCGTATTGGGCGGACTGATGCTCGACGCCAGCCGCCTGGATGCGGTGGCGGAGCAATTGAGCGCAGAGGACTTCTTTGTCGCCAGCCATCGGGTCATCTTTGGCGTGATGCTGGAGCTGTCCGGGGGCGAGCAGCCGCTGGACATCGTCACCCTGGCCGAGGGCCTCGCCAGCCGCAATCTTCTCGCGGATATCGGCGGTCCCGCCTATCTCGCCGAACTCGCTGAAAACACCCCTTCCGCGGCCAATATCGTGGCCTACGCCAAGATCGTGCGCGAGCGCTCGATGCTGCGCCAGCTGATCGCCGCTGCCGGCGAGATCAGCCGCACCAGCTTCAATCCCGGTGGGCTGGGGTCTGCCGACCTGTTGCAGATGGCCGAACGCCGGGTGGCGGAAATCGCCGAGGGGCGCGCCAAAGAAGGCGGCTTTGTCGGCGTGGATACGCTGCTGAAGAAAACCGTTGAACGCATTGATGAGCTGTTCAAGTCCGAGGGTGACATCACCGGTCTCAGCACCGGGCTGACCGAACTGGATCAGCGCACCTCCGGTTGGCAGCCCGGTGAACTGATTATCCTAGCCGCCCGTCCCTCCATGGGTAAGACCGCTCTGGCGCTGAACTTCGTCGAGGCGGCCATGTTGAGCCAGGAGAAGCCGACGCTGGTGTTCAGTATGGAGATGCCGTCCGACAGCCTGGTGATGCGGATGTTGTCGTCCATCGGCAAGATCGACCAGGGGCGTATCCGTAACGGCAAGCTGCAGGAGGACGACTGGCCCAAGCTGTCGAGCGCGGTGCAGAAAATGAAGGGCAAGGGGCTGTACATTGACGATACCCCGGGCCTGTCGCCCAGTGAGGTACGCGCGCGGGTGAAACGCACGGTACGCGATCACACCAACCTGCTGATGCGGGCGGACCCCAAGCTGAGCCGGGAAGACGCGGAGCGCCGCGCGATGCCGGCGATGGTGATGGTGGATTACTTGCAGTTGATGCAGGTAAAGGGCAGTACCGAGGGGCGTACCCAGGAAATTTCCGAGATTTCGCGCTCTCTAAAGGCGCTGGCGAAGGAATACGAGTGCCCGGTGATTGCGCTGTCGCAGTTGAACCGGGGGGTGGAGCAGCGCCCGAACAAGCGCCCGATGAACTCGGACCTGCGGGAATCCGGTGCGATCGAGCAGGATGCGGATGTGATCCTGTTTATCTACCGCGACGAGTATTACAACGAGGATAGCCCGGACAAGGGCTTGGCGGAACTGATTATCGGTAAGCAGCGTAACGGTGAGATTGGTACTTGCCGGGCGGCGTTTGTGGGTAAATACACGCGCTTTGATGACCTGGCGCCGGAGTATTACCAGGAAGAACACTGAGCTTCGTAGCTTCTTGAGGGTGCGGCCGTAGCTAGTGAGTGGCGGCCAAGCGCCGGGTACAGGTTTTCAGGACCACTGTGAACCCATCCCTGGGCGTTGCGGCGCAAACTTCCTGTTTGCGACGCTCCTGAAAACCTGTACCCGGCACTCTGCCTTCGATTGTTATTGCAGCGTTTTACCCACCTTGTGTGGCTCGCTAGTTTCTAGCCGATTACGGAAAAATCTCAATCGGCGTACCGGTATCCACCATCGCCCAGATCTCGTCCATTTCCGGGTTGGTTACCGCAATGCAGCCATCGGTCCAGTTCATTCGGGTCAGGTAGTCTTCAATACCTTTCCAGTGCGGCTTCTGACCGTGGATCATGATGGAGCCACCGGGGCTGCGGCCCAGTTTTTTCGCCCGGGCGCGGTCTTGCGCGTTGGGGTAGGAGACCTGAATAGCGCGATAATAGGTGCTGTTCTTCTTTTTCCAGTTCAGGGTGTAGCGCCCCTCCGGGGTACGGGAATCACCCTCGTACTGCTTGTGGCCCACGGGGTTTTTGCCGAAGACCACCTTGTAGCTTTTCACAACCTTGCCGTTGCGTTTCAGCTGCATCAGGTGCTTGGACTTGTACACCACGACCTCGTCAACGGACTTGATCTTGGCAAGTGCCAGAGTGGGGACCAGGAGAAGGGCTATCAGACTGAGTTTTAGGTATCGCATGGCTCTCATCGGTAGTAATGGCATCAATGGTGTCATTCCGGGGCTTAAACATCAGCTTCCGTGCTTTCGCACTTCCACATCCCTGACCGTTGCGGGGCGTCTCGGCTTGCTGGCAAGGTTGAGTTGCCCGGCGGAGAAATGTGGTTGCGCGGTGCGACTTGGTGACGCAATAGCGTTATGACAGCGCTGTCCTAGGCTGTCGCCCCAAGCTAAGCCTGGGGGTATTGTTAGGCAATTATCCTAACCCCAGCCTTGTATGGCGGTGTGGGTTGTGTGATTACTGCTCTATGTGGTCAATTTATCATCAAGTAGACCACGATTAAAGAGGCGTCAAAGAAAAAGACCCAACAAATCGAGGAAGATTTCGTGACTCGCACGTTTTTTGTAACGGGAACCAATACCGAGGTTGGAAAAACCTATGTGACCGCGGCACTGCTGCATGCCGCCGGTGTGCAGGGGCTGAAAACGGCGGCGGTGAAGCCGGTGGCATCCGGTTGTGAGCAGACCCCGGAGGGGCTGCGCAACAGCGATGCGCTGACCCTGATGGCGGCGATGAGTGAAGAGATGCCCTATGAGCAGGTCAACCCAATCGCACTGGAGCCGGCAATTGCACCGCATATCGCCGCCATGGAAGCCGGCCGGCGCCTGGAACCTTCGCGGTTGGTGGGTATCTGCCGCGGGGTGATGAGCGGCAAGGCGGATCTGGTGCTGATCGAAGGCGCCGGTGGCTGGCGGGTGCCGCTGGCGCCGCGGCTGTTTTTATCCGACGTGCCGCGGGCCCTGGAGCTGCCGGTCATACTGGTGGTCAGCATGGAACTGGGGTGCATTAACCACGCTCTGCTGACCGCCGAGGCGATTCACCGCGATGGCCTGCCACTGGCCGGCTGGGTCGCCAACTTTGTGCGCGGGCCCCAGAGTGACATGCCGCGGGCAGAGGAAAACCTGGCGACCCTGCGCACGGTGTTGCCGGCACCGTGCCTGGGCGTACTGCCTCATGATGAATCTGGCGACTACCGCTCTGGCGCCGCCCACCTCGATCTCTCTCCACTGCTATCTTCATCCAACTGATGCGTAACGGCTGACGCCAGGGGCCGGACCGAGGGTCCGGCTTGACTTGGGGTGCGCTTCGGCCTAGATTTCAAACATGTGTTTGAAACAAACGATTGAGTTAATCGTTTGGGTATCCTGTCAGTCACCCACTGACACAGTCAAAACCACCTGTCAGAAACAAAAGTCAGAACCACAACCAATTCAGCGAGGCGAGACCATGGCCGACTACAAGGCACCACTGCGCGAGATGAACTTCCTGCTGCACGAGGTATTCGAGGCGGACAAACTGTGGGCGCGCCTGCCGGCGCTGGCGGAAACCGCCGACCGCGAAACCGCCGATGCCATCCTGGAAGAGATGGGCAAACTGGCCGCCAACACCCTGGATCCCATCAACCGCAGTGGCGACGAGGAAGGCTGCCACTGGAACGATGGTGTGGTGACCACGCCGAAAGGCTTCCCGGAGGCGTACGCCACTTATTGCGAAGGCGGCTGGGGTGCGCTGGTGGGTAACCCGGAATTCGGCGGCATGGGCATGCCCAAGATGCTCGGCGCACAGGTGGAAGAAATGCTGTGCTCGGCGAATATCTCCTTTGCCCTCTACCCGGTGCTGACCAACGGCGCCTGCCTGGCACTGGACGCCCACGGCAGTGACGAGCTGAAACAGAAATACCTGCCCAACATGTACTCCGGCACTTGGGCCGGGGCCATGGACCTGACCGAGCCCCACGCGGGCACCGACCTCGGGATTATCCGCACCAAGGCGGAACCCCAGGACGACGGCAGCTACCGTATTACCGGCAGCAAGATCTTTATCACCGGCGGCGAGCACGACCTGTCGGAAAACATCATCCACCTGGTGCTGGCCAAGCTGCCGGATGCGCCCAAGGGTCCCAAGGGTATCTCCCTGTTCCTGGTGCCGAAGATTCTGGTCAATGAGGACGGCAGCCTGGGCGAGCGCAACGCGGTGCACTGCGGATCCATCGAGCACAAGATGGGCATCAAGGCCTCCGCCACCTGTGCCATGAACTACGACGGCGCCAAGGGTTGGCTGGTGGGTGAGGTGAACAAGGGCCTCGCTGCCATGTTCACCATGATGAACTACGAGCGTCTGGGTGTGGGTATCCAGGGCCTGGGGGCTGCCGAGCGCTCCTACCAGAGCGCCATTGAATACGCCCGCGACCGCGTGCAGAGCCGTTCGCCGGAGGGGGCCAAGCAACCAGAAAAAACCGCCGACCCGATCATCGTGCACCCGGACGTGCGCCGCATGCTGCTGACCCAGAAGGCCTACATCGGCGGTGCCCGCGCCCTCTCCACCTATGTGGCCCGGTGGCTCGACCTGGCCAAGTTTGCCGAGGGCGAGGAAAAGCAACACGCGGAAGCGATGGTGGCGCTGCTGACGCCGGTGGCC
This genomic interval from Microbulbifer sp. Q7 contains the following:
- a CDS encoding RNA polymerase sigma factor, whose protein sequence is MSLIDFFRGRAAKEDCFTALVRPHLRLMHRMAYRWTQERADAEDLVQDVLTHLFPRVDELATVQKLGPWLIKVLYRRYVDLYRRRARSPVDETAPCVSDDQFFQERLEDERNHYQQLELQRMLNRALFTLDESWRDVVLLHDVEGYTALEVAEILDINVGTVKSRLHRARKKLKSVLEPGTIEAFAAC
- a CDS encoding tetratricopeptide repeat protein; amino-acid sequence: MELTPKLLAGLLWWGAVAAPAIAEEPFANGTAAFKGGDYERALAHFEQARQSGQQGPSLTYNLGVTLFKLGRYQAAQAQFQQLLEDPEWSEVARLQLGLMAEKQGRPVSAVGYYRDLTDSESPKLRRLALMRLSALARAPGAEPAPEQDPDRGLALLSLTSGYDSNAYSLQNELLTDDSVGADTFTELFAWGQYRLRGTAEDGWRLHGFAFGRRYSDLESLNLTSFNAGISRHMPWQGWRVELGGVAETASLGGERVTNEWRLVGRMQQEFGNGVLTLAYQPSYFNGTETYRYLDGWRQRFEARWAAPLAIMDIDVLYRLDLDDRQDLATADDGFYSYSPRRQTFGVEAELPLSWGWSLHAGSHYRLSNYRGNNRLQDSDGEFKQQAREGNRLRSWIGAEVQLLPRLQLDARVIRTNNDDNFDIYSYEKTEASLSVRYVF
- the rpsR gene encoding 30S ribosomal protein S18, with the protein product MARFFRRRKFCRFTAEGTKRIDYKDLDTLKAYVSETGKIVPSRITGTKAKYQRQLATAVKRARYIALLPYTDSHEA
- the rlmB gene encoding 23S rRNA (guanosine(2251)-2'-O)-methyltransferase RlmB — its product is MAQHLVYGLHAVQALLKSSPQQVQELLLLRGRKDQKLQKIIRQAEQNDIAIRFVDRRALDEKVGDDGNHQGAVAVCVGDTKIYDEQFLKSLLQQLDEKNEAPFLLVLDGITDPHNLGACLRSAEAAGVHAVIAPKDKAAGLTPTARKVACGAAEVLPFVTVTNLARTLQMLQQAGVWIYGAAGEAEQNIYQSSLTGPLALVMGAEGPGLRRLTRENCDHLVNIPMAGEVSSLNVSVATGVCLFEAVRQRSAG
- the rpsF gene encoding 30S ribosomal protein S6; protein product: MRHYEIVFLVHPDQSEQVPGMVERYTATIKESGGDVHRLEDWGRRRLAYPINKIHKAHYILMNVECTEEALAELTTNFKYNDAVLRNLVIREDEAITEESPIMKAEKESRERKAARAERSERRERADREDSSSEGAEEDKSSDTTEDEE
- the rnr gene encoding ribonuclease R, which encodes MEAVLTQDKSNSHPADSAGPVADPHAEREAEKYAKPVPSREFLLDLLEQQAGPVSWEAVADLLSIDDEDRREGVRRRLIAMSRDGQIASNRAGDFGVLDKMSLVRGRVIGHRDGFGFVSPGDGSDDLFLSHRQMRKVFDGDEVLVRETPGGFRGKREGAVVRVIKHNTHQLAGRLYREDGICFVRPDNPRMTLDVMVPEGKCADAQSGQYVVVNITAQPGRNTLPHGEVAEVLGDHLAPGMEIDVAIRNYGIPHTWPAAVLAQVEGIADEVLEEDKKARVDLRQLPLVTIDGEDARDFDDAVYCEVLPDGNWKLLVAIADVSHYVAVGTPLDVEAHQRGNSVYFPDFVVPMLPEKLSNGLCSLNPEVDRLCMVCEMRIDQSGSILGYQFFEGLMRSHARFTYTQVGEMVDERDNRDSGIRKQFAALVPHIDNLRDLYGALRGARDRRGAIDFETTETRILFDATRKIERIVPVQRNDAHKMIEECMLAANVCAAELMEAAELPALYRVHDIPKQERLENLREYLGELGLRLEGGSEPQPSDYQALLQQVDGRPDFHIIQTMLLRSMNQAVYQPENRGHFGLDYRAYAHFTSPIRRYPDLLLHRGLRWLIRNGSANPAAVAHKVRQAPGAHALAREDILPYSTVAMVELGEHCSMTERRADDATRDVVSWLKCEYLQDHVGEVYRGVISAVTGFGLFVELDDLYVEGLIHVTALPKDYYHFEQAQQRLVGERSGTRFHLGDGVTVQVARVDLEERKVDFTFVELHPRPSYKNPKYRKPRADKKSSGPDVQAEKPAKAVNAPKAAKLRKGEESTEVSGRAMEMAVEFQQERQRRKKPDFSAEEQKASPWGAGLKKKALQESDEDAPRPIRKRKVGSEETEIVPPSVEQPVEAESTEEAPKKRKPKKTQPRKGGKRPAVAARKAAQKADKAESAARAAKKKAKKKLKKKLSKKPGGNK
- a CDS encoding anti-sigma factor, with protein sequence MMNCCQARRELDLMQRENNSVLLKHLHRCSECREYAEELRLVNLLRTMPAPQPSEYFEERVLNAAMPKQRNAVQGNVRKWQLATAASVLFAVIAALPQWRSSTPTVEASMVQASASEALPVRVSVDAARAMEGALISVSLPENLALEGYGDQRELSWRTNLYAGANRLTLPVRARTGQRNEILIRIEHDGARKEFYVPVEFPASGDLPANQGAAVTPQTI